The DNA sequence AGTACAGATAAGAAAAAATTAATTTATGAATACTATTAATATCGGATTAAGCAAAACAGAAATTCAGGAAGTTGTTAAATTATTAAATCAAAACTTAGCAGATTTCTACCTACTGCAAATCAAAACTAAAAAATACCATTGGGATGTGGTTGGCCCCCAATTTTTAACTCTCCATGAAATTTGGCAAGGTCAATATGAGATCATTTCAGATAACATAGATAATTGTGCGGAAAGAATTAGAGCTTTAGGAGAATACCCCATTGGCACGGCACAACTATTTTTAGAAAACACAACTTTGAAAGAACATCCCAGCGACTTACCAAATTCTACAGAAATGGTACAGCGTTTAGTAATAAACCACGAACATATAATTCGCAACCTTCGTAGGCATATTGATTTATGTTCTCAA is a window from the Cyanobacterium sp. Dongsha4 genome containing:
- a CDS encoding Dps family protein; the encoded protein is MNTINIGLSKTEIQEVVKLLNQNLADFYLLQIKTKKYHWDVVGPQFLTLHEIWQGQYEIISDNIDNCAERIRALGEYPIGTAQLFLENTTLKEHPSDLPNSTEMVQRLVINHEHIIRNLRRHIDLCSQKFHDEGTADFLTGIMEQHEEMAWMLRSFIGGKNIEPRIREERELITES